The following proteins come from a genomic window of Macaca thibetana thibetana isolate TM-01 chromosome 15, ASM2454274v1, whole genome shotgun sequence:
- the LOC126938016 gene encoding putative UPF0607 protein ENSP00000382826 yields the protein MGNSLSIFCSWFRRRSRGGHRQRARLSVFCSWFHHRSPPCHWQPARVIREAFPAGRAHPAAPAPMPASRTLGCSRFLFYPQRHPGPSFPARWDGAPTRLCLLPRNRGTPPRVPPPVVWSPPSRKKPVLSARNSMMFGHSSPVRIPRLRRTFNLRLPSLDEQVIPARLPKTEVRAEEPKEATEVKDQVETQGQEDNKRGPCSNGEAASTSRPLETQGNLTSSWCSPRPLDGNAHLKSLTEKNQSDKAQVHAVSFYSKDHGVSSSHSPAGGILPFGKPDPAPTVLPARVPAVLPAPVPGCSLWPEKAALKVLGKDHLPSSPGLLIAGKDMQLKDPAALLGSSSSSPPRAAGHGSRKRKLSGPPLQLQPTPPLQLRWDRNERAPPAKLPCLSPEALLELGQASQREGRLQLGNMDKNMGVLSRTSKSRRRKQPLGRRKKIRQRRRGGSRL from the coding sequence ATGGGCAACTCACTAAGCATATTTTGTTCCTGGTTCCGCCGCAGGTCCCGGGGAGGCCATCGGCAACGTGCTCGTCTCAGCGTATTTTGTTCCTGGTTCCACCACAGGTCCCCGCCATGCCATTGGCAACCTGCTCGTGTTATCCgtgaggccttcccagctggCAGGGCTCACCCTGCGGCTCCTGCACCTATGCCTGCCTCGAGAACCCTGGGCTGTTCCCGATTCCTCTTCTACCCTCAGCGACATCCTGGGCCTTCTTTTCCAGCCAGGTGGGACGGCGCCCCTACGAGGCTGTGTCTTCTCCCTCGGAACAGGGGCACCCCACCGAGGGTCCCGCCTCCTGTGGTCTGGAGCCCCCCCTCAAGGAAGAAACCCGTGCTGTCTGCTCGCAACTCCATGATGTTCGGACACTCCAGCCCTGTGAGGATCCCTCGTCTCAGACGCACGTTTAACCTCCGACTGCCTTCATTAGATGAGCAGGTGATCCCAGCCAGGCTCCCGAAGACGGAGGTGAGGGCAGAAGAGCCCAAAGAAGCAACGGAGGTGAAAGACCAGGTAGAGACGCAGGGGCAGGAGGACAATAAAAGGGGCCCTTGTAGCAATGGGGAAGCAGCCTCCACCTCTAGGCCCCTGGAGACTCAGGGAAACCTCACTTCCTCCTGGTGCAGTCCCAGGCCCTTGGACGGAAATGCCCACCTCAAGAGCTTGACAGAAAAGAACCAGAGTGACAAGGCCCAGGTGCATGCAGTTAGTTTCTACTCCAAGGACCATGGAGTTTCCAGCTCACACAGCCCTGCTGGAGGCATCCTTCCCTTTGGGAAGCCTGACCCAGCTCCAACAGTGCTCCCTGCCCGAGTTCCAGCAGTGCTCCCTGCCCCAGTTCCGGGCTGCTCCCTGTGGCCAGAGAAGGCAGCCTTGAAGGTGCTGGGTAAAGACCACCTGCCCAGCTCTCCAGGCTTGCTGATCGCGGGGAAGGACATGCAGCTCAAAGATCCTGCAGCCCTTCTTGGATCAAGTAGCTCTTCTCCACCCAGAGCTGCCGGCCACGGGTCCCGCAAAAGAAAGCTGTCAGGGCCACCACTGCAGCTGCAACCCACCCCTCCCCTGCAACTGAGGTGGGATAGAAACGAGCGGGCCCCACCTGCTAAGCTTCCCTGCCTATCTCCTGAGGCACTGTTAGAGCTGGGTCAGGCTTCCCAAAGGGAAGGACgcctccagctgggcaacatggatAAGAACATGGGGGTGTTAAGTAGAACATCAAAATCCAGGAGACGAAAACAGCCGcttgggaggagaaagaagatacGGCAgcgcaggcgcggtggctcacgcctgtaa